A stretch of the Myxococcus guangdongensis genome encodes the following:
- a CDS encoding HEAT repeat domain-containing protein codes for MKKKTPKKPRHAPQAHPLPPPSAELAELLGRLETGDADARWEASMTLMKVGDAAAAEHVARLLRTAADVRAREVSAWLLCSLGDGKPSIIDALLQSVEDTSESMDVRGQAIEALGSQREMVPALRERVLGILVGLLEHPAAELRFWACFALGAFRYRPALPALRKVAQEDERVNPGWWYVSEEALDAIAQIESREYPDRIPVLQRGRVST; via the coding sequence ATGAAGAAGAAGACGCCCAAGAAGCCTCGTCACGCGCCCCAGGCCCACCCGCTCCCGCCTCCCTCCGCGGAGCTGGCGGAGCTGCTCGGACGACTCGAGACAGGGGACGCCGATGCACGCTGGGAGGCCTCCATGACGTTGATGAAGGTCGGCGACGCCGCCGCGGCCGAACACGTGGCCCGACTGCTGCGCACCGCCGCCGACGTCCGGGCGCGCGAGGTCTCCGCGTGGCTGTTGTGCAGCCTCGGCGATGGCAAGCCCTCCATCATCGACGCGCTGCTCCAGTCCGTCGAGGACACCTCCGAGAGCATGGACGTGCGAGGCCAGGCCATCGAGGCCCTGGGCTCCCAGCGCGAGATGGTGCCGGCGCTGCGTGAGCGCGTGCTGGGCATCCTCGTCGGCCTCCTGGAACATCCCGCCGCGGAGCTGCGCTTCTGGGCCTGCTTCGCGCTCGGCGCCTTCCGCTACCGCCCCGCCCTCCCCGCGCTGCGCAAGGTGGCCCAGGAGGATGAGCGGGTGAATCCCGGCTGGTGGTACGTCAGCGAAGAGGCGCTCGACGCGATTGCCCAGATCGAGTCACGGGAGTACCCAGACCGTATCCCCGTGCTCCAACGTGGCCGCGTCTCGACCTGA
- a CDS encoding thioredoxin family protein, producing the protein MAHPVSYEGTAENFDQLVMHPQGELVVVDFWGDGCPNCEIYAAAEPELLSELDGARMRVVKVNAYQHESLAHRFGLYGIPTFLLFRDGKLIGKMSQYYGKAYWLGVIREHLPTA; encoded by the coding sequence ATGGCACATCCGGTCAGCTATGAGGGAACGGCGGAGAACTTCGACCAGCTCGTCATGCACCCCCAGGGCGAGCTCGTCGTCGTGGACTTCTGGGGCGACGGCTGCCCGAACTGTGAAATCTACGCGGCCGCCGAGCCCGAGCTCCTCTCGGAGCTGGACGGCGCGCGGATGCGCGTGGTGAAGGTGAACGCCTATCAGCACGAGTCCCTGGCCCACCGCTTCGGGCTCTACGGCATCCCCACGTTCCTCCTGTTCCGCGACGGGAAGCTCATCGGGAAGATGAGCCAGTACTACGGGAAGGCCTACTGGCTGGGCGTCATCCGCGAGCACCTGCCCACCGCGTGA
- a CDS encoding SMI1/KNR4 family protein, protein MHEWLEALRKSAKAASSGVSADDVRRAETECGVPFPEDLGQLYLTFDGGELHGEVSLFPLHGPEGSVSVLEKTRLKLVGLPAAGVWRIGTKGAHRHLFSARKSAMVEQGDGGGPLPGWVDALGDEDWLYGTWDSEKREMRLYRSLKDMLDVLVPPAEVESFGERTFARAMNAVLQEALSGMSGEEDSEEEESTEVEEEEEDTGAQRELAYEYDDDMSRGRRGGGDESGGFGRFGAKSGGGKKPVSREGKSSVTQVELFVRPTMQEALRKELGPETAKKTAAKSKASKSVATIAETVKDAVSKPVAQVAEAVKEAVSKPVAKAAKAAKAAVTKPVEAVKAAVTKPVEKAAEAVKDAVSMPVERTAKATKTAASKLVDTAAAAATKTVAKAVEVTQPKAKPAAQPVTEMSAAKSATAKSATKQPVVKTPATAKSAAPKPAVKAATPATAKSAGTKPATAKSAKPATTKSAGTKPATAKSAKPATTKSAATKPATAKAATKKSVTKSPATTAKSTTKQAAVKKSATKPVAKKSAGKSASKKVAAPKPAKKSAGAKPMKKSAAKKSSGAKPAAAKKSAGKKSASSKAPAKKSPAKSALKTPKSKR, encoded by the coding sequence ATGCACGAGTGGTTGGAGGCACTGCGGAAGTCAGCGAAGGCCGCGTCATCGGGTGTGTCCGCGGATGATGTCCGGAGGGCGGAGACGGAGTGTGGCGTCCCCTTTCCCGAGGACCTCGGCCAGCTGTACCTGACCTTCGACGGAGGCGAGCTCCACGGCGAGGTGAGCCTCTTCCCGCTGCATGGGCCCGAGGGCTCCGTGAGCGTGTTGGAGAAGACGCGGCTGAAGTTGGTGGGGCTGCCGGCCGCGGGCGTGTGGCGCATCGGGACGAAGGGGGCGCACCGGCACCTGTTCTCCGCGCGCAAGTCGGCGATGGTGGAGCAGGGGGACGGGGGCGGGCCGCTGCCGGGCTGGGTGGACGCGCTGGGCGACGAGGATTGGCTCTACGGCACGTGGGACAGCGAGAAGCGGGAGATGCGGCTGTACCGCTCGCTCAAGGACATGCTCGACGTGCTGGTGCCTCCCGCGGAGGTCGAGAGCTTCGGTGAGCGCACGTTCGCGCGGGCGATGAATGCGGTGTTGCAGGAGGCGCTCTCGGGCATGTCGGGTGAGGAGGACTCCGAGGAGGAGGAGTCCACCGAGGTCGAGGAGGAGGAAGAGGACACGGGAGCGCAGCGCGAGCTCGCGTACGAGTACGACGACGATATGTCGCGGGGGCGCAGGGGTGGGGGAGACGAGTCGGGGGGCTTCGGCCGTTTCGGGGCGAAGTCCGGAGGTGGGAAGAAGCCGGTGTCGCGGGAGGGCAAATCCTCGGTGACTCAGGTCGAGTTGTTCGTGCGGCCGACGATGCAGGAGGCGCTGCGCAAGGAGTTGGGGCCTGAGACGGCCAAGAAGACCGCCGCGAAGTCCAAGGCCAGCAAGTCCGTGGCGACGATTGCCGAGACGGTGAAGGACGCGGTCTCGAAGCCCGTGGCGCAGGTCGCCGAGGCGGTGAAGGAGGCGGTCTCGAAGCCGGTGGCGAAGGCCGCCAAGGCGGCGAAGGCCGCTGTCACGAAGCCTGTCGAGGCCGTGAAGGCGGCGGTCACGAAGCCGGTGGAGAAGGCCGCGGAGGCCGTGAAGGATGCGGTCTCGATGCCGGTCGAGAGGACTGCCAAGGCGACGAAGACCGCTGCCTCGAAGCTCGTCGACACCGCCGCCGCTGCTGCGACGAAGACCGTTGCGAAGGCCGTGGAGGTGACGCAGCCCAAGGCGAAGCCCGCGGCCCAGCCCGTGACGGAGATGTCCGCCGCGAAGTCCGCGACGGCGAAGTCCGCGACCAAGCAGCCCGTAGTGAAGACGCCTGCGACAGCAAAGTCCGCTGCACCGAAGCCTGCGGTGAAGGCCGCGACGCCTGCGACTGCGAAGTCTGCCGGGACAAAGCCTGCGACGGCGAAGTCCGCGAAGCCTGCGACTACGAAGTCTGCCGGGACAAAGCCTGCGACGGCGAAGTCCGCGAAGCCTGCGACTACGAAGTCTGCCGCGACAAAGCCTGCGACGGCGAAGGCCGCGACGAAGAAGTCCGTTACGAAGAGTCCTGCGACGACAGCGAAGTCCACCACGAAGCAGGCTGCTGTGAAGAAGTCCGCCACGAAGCCCGTGGCCAAGAAGTCCGCGGGGAAGAGCGCGAGCAAGAAGGTCGCGGCCCCGAAGCCCGCGAAGAAGTCCGCCGGGGCGAAGCCCATGAAGAAGTCCGCCGCGAAGAAGTCTTCGGGAGCGAAGCCCGCGGCCGCGAAGAAGTCAGCCGGGAAGAAGTCGGCATCCTCGAAGGCTCCCGCCAAGAAGTCCCCGGCGAAGAGCGCCCTCAAGACGCCGAAGTCGAAGCGCTGA
- a CDS encoding SanA/YdcF family protein translates to MKPTRASGVWARRALFLLLVGAVGLLVLSHWVRVSYEERIVSLADAPDAPVALVFGAGLAPGAVPSPVLAQRLDMAMALWREGKVGSVLVSGDEVKPFHHETRAMRRYLLERGMPAELVLGDEAGLSTYDSCLRARGVFGAKQALLVTQRFHLPRALFIANSVGIDAWGVPADEGRSTPWRYTVRETLSRVLALGMVLLEVEPVYPSGRAAVPKG, encoded by the coding sequence ATGAAGCCAACCCGAGCGAGCGGTGTCTGGGCGCGCAGGGCCCTCTTCCTCCTGCTCGTGGGCGCGGTGGGCCTGCTCGTCCTCTCGCACTGGGTGCGGGTGAGCTACGAGGAGCGCATCGTGAGCCTGGCGGACGCGCCCGACGCGCCCGTGGCGCTGGTGTTCGGCGCGGGGCTGGCGCCGGGGGCGGTGCCCTCTCCGGTGCTCGCCCAGCGGTTGGACATGGCGATGGCGCTGTGGCGCGAGGGCAAGGTGGGCTCGGTGCTGGTGAGTGGGGACGAGGTGAAGCCGTTCCACCACGAGACGCGGGCCATGCGTCGGTACCTGCTGGAGCGCGGGATGCCGGCGGAGCTGGTGCTGGGGGACGAGGCGGGGCTGTCCACGTACGACAGCTGCCTGAGGGCGCGGGGCGTGTTCGGCGCGAAGCAGGCGCTGCTCGTCACGCAGCGCTTCCACCTGCCCCGGGCGCTGTTCATCGCGAACTCGGTGGGCATCGACGCGTGGGGAGTCCCGGCGGACGAGGGGCGCTCGACGCCCTGGCGCTACACGGTGCGCGAGACGCTGTCGCGGGTGCTGGCGCTGGGGATGGTGTTGCTGGAGGTGGAGCCCGTCTACCCCTCGGGCCGCGCGGCGGTCCCCAAGGGCTAG
- a CDS encoding response regulator, whose amino-acid sequence MGPADTGPLLIVEDDLDIREALQGYLELQGYRVLVADHGREALARLAGTPRPSLILLDMGLPVMDGHRVLTARRSDASLAKVPVVILSAETAEMSPRDRAAYAASQGVSAILSKPVDPRRLLETLRRLLPGQAGAQADAPA is encoded by the coding sequence ATGGGGCCTGCCGACACCGGACCGCTGCTCATCGTCGAGGACGACCTGGACATCCGTGAGGCGCTCCAGGGGTATCTGGAGCTCCAGGGGTACCGGGTGCTCGTGGCGGACCACGGGAGGGAGGCGCTGGCGCGCCTCGCGGGGACACCCCGGCCCTCGCTCATCCTGTTGGACATGGGGCTGCCGGTGATGGACGGGCACCGGGTGCTGACGGCCCGCAGGAGCGACGCGTCGCTGGCGAAGGTGCCGGTGGTCATCCTGTCGGCGGAGACGGCGGAGATGAGCCCCCGGGACCGGGCGGCTTACGCGGCCAGCCAGGGGGTTTCCGCCATCCTGTCGAAGCCGGTGGACCCCCGGCGGTTGCTGGAGACGCTCCGGCGGTTGTTGCCGGGGCAGGCTGGTGCCCAGGCGGACGCGCCCGCGTGA
- the atpG gene encoding ATP synthase F1 subunit gamma codes for MASLRDIRKRIRSVKNTRQITKAMKMVSAAKLRKAQDAILAARPYASMLDQIISDLAARSGDNDLSHPLLASRPVKRVELLTLTSDRGLAGGFNSNVTRRANRFLYENSGLERIQVSTVGRKGNDFFRNRNQTIRKDFGGLYQRLNYRAAADVAEELVASFLNGEVDAVHIVYNEFISAINQKVVVTQLLPLQTLGAGAAPSEGAAAMVDFKYEPDRQAVLDRLVPQAVNIKLYRALLESVASEHGARMSAMENATSNASDMISSLTLTYNRTRQAVITKELMEIVSGAEALK; via the coding sequence ATGGCGTCCCTTCGCGACATCCGCAAGCGCATCCGCTCGGTGAAGAACACGCGGCAGATCACCAAGGCCATGAAGATGGTCTCCGCCGCGAAGCTGCGCAAGGCGCAGGACGCCATCCTCGCCGCGCGCCCGTACGCGTCGATGCTGGACCAGATCATCTCCGACCTGGCCGCGCGCTCCGGGGACAACGACCTCAGCCACCCGCTGCTGGCCTCCCGGCCCGTCAAGCGCGTGGAGCTGCTGACGCTGACGTCGGACCGCGGCCTCGCCGGCGGCTTCAACTCCAACGTCACCCGCCGCGCCAACCGGTTCCTCTACGAGAACTCGGGCCTGGAGCGCATCCAGGTCTCCACGGTGGGCCGCAAGGGCAACGACTTCTTCCGCAACCGCAACCAGACCATCCGCAAGGACTTCGGTGGCCTGTACCAGCGGCTGAACTACCGCGCCGCCGCGGACGTGGCCGAGGAGCTGGTCGCCAGCTTCCTCAACGGCGAAGTGGACGCGGTGCACATCGTCTACAACGAGTTCATCAGCGCCATTAACCAGAAGGTCGTCGTCACCCAGCTCCTGCCCCTGCAGACGCTCGGCGCCGGCGCCGCGCCCTCCGAGGGCGCCGCGGCCATGGTGGACTTCAAGTACGAGCCGGACCGTCAGGCCGTCCTGGACCGCCTGGTGCCCCAGGCCGTCAACATCAAGCTCTACCGCGCCCTCCTGGAGAGCGTGGCCAGCGAGCACGGCGCCCGCATGAGCGCCATGGAGAACGCCACCTCCAACGCCTCCGACATGATTTCCAGCCTGACGCTCACCTACAACCGCACCCGTCAGGCGGTCATCACCAAGGAGCTCATGGAGATCGTCTCCGGCGCCGAGGCGCTCAAGTAG
- a CDS encoding prohibitin family protein produces MKRLWVVLGAVLLGGCGFDTVASGYGGIGFDSFGSGTQREPYGEGLHVMRPGKSLITYDLRVQEMKDELNVLSNNGLDLKVDSSVRYRVDPLKLFELHTQTGPRYAEILIAPIVRSEARKVFGRYAPEEIYSTKREQIEKEIYDEVTRALTGKHVVVEAILVRDVSLPASIREAIADKLAEEQRSQKMRFTLDKERQEAERRQIEAEGIAKYQTIVRQGLTEEYLRFKGIEATEKLAQSPNAKVVVVGGGSRGNLPLVYQVDGK; encoded by the coding sequence GTGAAGCGACTGTGGGTGGTGCTGGGAGCGGTGTTGCTGGGCGGCTGTGGCTTCGACACGGTGGCCAGCGGCTACGGGGGCATCGGCTTCGACTCGTTCGGCAGCGGCACCCAGCGCGAGCCTTACGGAGAAGGCCTGCACGTGATGCGGCCGGGCAAGTCGCTCATCACCTACGACCTGCGCGTCCAGGAGATGAAGGACGAGCTCAACGTGCTGTCCAACAACGGCCTGGACCTGAAGGTGGACTCCAGCGTGCGCTACCGGGTGGACCCGCTGAAGCTGTTCGAACTGCACACGCAGACGGGCCCCCGCTACGCGGAAATCCTCATCGCCCCCATCGTCCGCTCGGAGGCGCGCAAGGTGTTCGGCCGGTACGCGCCGGAGGAAATCTATTCGACCAAGCGCGAGCAGATCGAAAAGGAGATCTACGACGAGGTGACCCGGGCCCTCACGGGCAAGCACGTCGTCGTGGAGGCCATCCTGGTGCGCGATGTCTCCCTGCCCGCGTCCATCCGCGAGGCCATCGCCGACAAGCTGGCCGAGGAGCAGCGCAGCCAGAAGATGCGCTTCACCCTGGACAAGGAGCGCCAGGAGGCCGAGCGCCGGCAGATCGAAGCCGAGGGCATCGCCAAGTACCAGACCATCGTCCGCCAGGGCCTCACCGAGGAGTACCTGCGCTTCAAGGGGATTGAAGCCACCGAGAAGCTGGCCCAGAGCCCCAACGCCAAGGTCGTCGTGGTGGGCGGCGGCTCGAGGGGCAACCTGCCGCTGGTCTACCAGGTGGACGGGAAATAG
- the atpD gene encoding F0F1 ATP synthase subunit beta: protein MSAQVPTAGKIIQVLGPVVDVEFPPGGLPEVYVALKVTNANLSNEADNLVLEVAQHLGENTVRTIAMDSTEGLARGTPVKNTGAPIQVPVGKATLGRILNVTGEPVDEMGPVKSQEYWPIHRAPPPFTEQDVRVQMFETGIKVIDLLAPYTRGGKIGLFGGAGVGKTVLLQELIRNVAIERGGFSVFAGVGERTREGNDLYHEMQDTGVIKTDNLESSQAVLVYGQMNEPPGARARVALSALTMAEYFRDVEGRDVLLFVDNIFRFTQAGSEVSALLGRIPSAVGYQPTLATEMGGLQERITSTTKGSITSVQAIYVPADDLTDPAPATAFAHLDATTVLNRSIAELAIFPAVDPLDSTSRILDPGIIGQEHYAVARKVQGILQRYKELQDIIAILGMDELSEDDKLVVARARKIQKFLSQPFFVAQVFTGKEGRYVKLQDTIQGFKEIAEGKHDDIPEGAFYMAGTISEVAENARKMVA from the coding sequence ATGAGCGCTCAAGTTCCTACGGCAGGCAAAATCATCCAGGTTCTCGGCCCCGTGGTCGACGTCGAGTTCCCGCCCGGCGGCCTCCCGGAAGTCTACGTCGCCCTGAAGGTGACGAACGCGAACCTCAGCAACGAGGCGGACAACCTGGTCCTCGAGGTCGCCCAGCACCTCGGTGAGAACACCGTCCGCACCATCGCCATGGATTCCACCGAGGGTCTGGCCCGCGGCACCCCCGTGAAGAACACGGGCGCCCCCATCCAGGTGCCGGTCGGCAAGGCCACCCTGGGCCGCATCCTGAACGTCACCGGCGAGCCGGTGGACGAGATGGGCCCCGTGAAGTCCCAGGAGTACTGGCCCATCCACCGCGCGCCCCCTCCGTTCACGGAGCAGGACGTGCGCGTGCAGATGTTCGAGACCGGCATCAAGGTCATCGACCTGCTCGCCCCCTACACCCGCGGCGGCAAGATTGGCCTGTTCGGCGGCGCCGGCGTCGGCAAGACGGTGCTCCTGCAGGAGCTCATCCGCAACGTGGCCATCGAGCGCGGCGGCTTCTCCGTGTTCGCCGGCGTCGGTGAACGCACCCGCGAGGGCAACGACCTGTACCACGAGATGCAGGACACGGGCGTCATCAAGACGGACAACCTGGAGTCCAGCCAGGCCGTCCTCGTGTACGGCCAGATGAACGAGCCGCCTGGTGCCCGCGCCCGCGTCGCGCTCTCCGCGCTGACCATGGCCGAGTACTTCCGCGACGTGGAGGGCCGTGACGTGCTCCTCTTCGTGGACAACATCTTCCGCTTCACCCAGGCCGGCTCGGAAGTGTCCGCCCTCCTGGGCCGCATCCCCAGCGCCGTGGGTTACCAGCCCACCCTCGCCACGGAGATGGGCGGCCTGCAGGAGCGCATCACCTCCACCACCAAGGGCTCCATCACGTCCGTGCAGGCCATCTACGTGCCCGCCGACGACCTCACGGACCCGGCCCCCGCCACCGCGTTCGCCCACCTGGACGCGACCACGGTGCTCAACCGCTCCATCGCCGAGCTCGCCATCTTCCCCGCCGTGGACCCGCTCGACTCCACCAGCCGCATCCTGGACCCGGGCATCATCGGCCAGGAGCACTACGCGGTGGCCCGCAAGGTCCAGGGCATCCTGCAGCGTTACAAGGAGCTCCAGGACATCATCGCCATCCTCGGCATGGACGAGCTCTCCGAGGACGACAAGCTGGTCGTGGCGCGCGCCCGGAAGATCCAGAAGTTCCTGTCGCAGCCCTTCTTCGTGGCCCAGGTCTTCACCGGCAAGGAAGGCCGCTACGTGAAGCTCCAGGACACCATCCAGGGCTTCAAGGAGATCGCCGAGGGCAAGCACGACGACATCCCGGAGGGCGCCTTCTACATGGCGGGCACCATCAGCGAGGTCGCCGAGAACGCCCGGAAGATGGTGGCGTAG
- a CDS encoding F0F1 ATP synthase subunit epsilon — protein MAKLTVEIVTPEKRILSVQADEAIVPGGKGLFGVRPGHTPFLSLMEPGALTLVDGGKRDAYFVAGGFVEVANDKVLVLADAAEHVSGIDVEGARKRLGEAQDRLKGLSSEDARYELEQATVRREAARIGAAGARA, from the coding sequence ATGGCCAAGCTGACTGTGGAGATTGTCACCCCCGAGAAGCGCATCCTGTCGGTGCAGGCCGACGAGGCCATCGTGCCCGGAGGCAAGGGCCTGTTTGGCGTGCGGCCGGGGCACACCCCCTTCCTGTCGCTGATGGAGCCGGGCGCGCTGACGCTGGTGGATGGCGGCAAGCGTGACGCGTACTTCGTCGCGGGCGGCTTCGTGGAGGTCGCCAACGACAAGGTGCTCGTGCTGGCCGACGCCGCGGAGCACGTGTCCGGCATCGACGTGGAGGGCGCGCGCAAGCGCCTGGGCGAGGCGCAGGACCGCCTGAAGGGCCTGTCCTCCGAGGACGCCCGCTACGAGCTGGAGCAGGCCACGGTGCGCCGTGAGGCGGCCCGTATCGGCGCCGCGGGCGCTCGCGCCTGA
- a CDS encoding ArsR/SmtB family transcription factor — protein MPHPLDLALTASLIGDPARAGMLSRLLEGPARTAGELAREARVSPQTASGHLAKLLEGGLVRVEVQGRHRYYRLASPDVARALEALSLLVPTRQSTVRVPEPLRFARTCYDHLAGTLGVALADGLERRGLLETGDDSYALTPEGARFITKWGVDVDALSQGRRAFARRCLDWSERRAHIGGALGAALAEQLFARRWIARRPEGRGVRLTVEGRRGFDRELGLSWP, from the coding sequence ATGCCCCACCCGCTCGACCTCGCCCTCACCGCCTCGCTCATCGGAGACCCGGCCCGCGCGGGCATGTTGTCGCGCCTGCTCGAAGGTCCCGCGCGCACCGCCGGAGAGCTCGCGCGCGAGGCCCGCGTCTCTCCCCAGACAGCGAGCGGCCACCTGGCGAAGCTGCTCGAAGGCGGCCTCGTCCGCGTCGAGGTCCAGGGCCGCCACCGCTACTACCGACTCGCCAGCCCCGACGTCGCCCGAGCACTCGAGGCGCTCAGCCTGCTCGTCCCCACGCGGCAGAGCACCGTGCGAGTCCCCGAGCCGCTGCGCTTCGCGCGGACCTGCTACGACCACCTGGCGGGCACGCTCGGCGTCGCGCTGGCGGACGGGCTGGAGCGACGCGGCCTCCTGGAGACCGGCGACGACAGCTACGCGCTGACACCCGAGGGCGCGCGCTTCATCACGAAGTGGGGCGTGGACGTGGACGCGCTGTCACAGGGCAGGCGCGCCTTCGCGCGACGCTGTCTGGATTGGAGCGAGCGACGCGCTCACATCGGCGGAGCGCTGGGCGCCGCGCTGGCGGAGCAGCTGTTCGCGCGGCGCTGGATTGCGCGCCGGCCCGAGGGCCGCGGAGTGCGGCTCACCGTCGAGGGCCGGCGGGGATTCGACCGGGAGCTGGGGTTGTCCTGGCCCTGA
- a CDS encoding flavin reductase family protein — protein sequence MITPRVLYFGTPVALLSTLNEDGSPNLTPLSSAWALDDRLVLGLGLMGQGLENLRRTREAVVNLPSASLWPQVEKLAPTTGRFPVPDPKRAMGYQHEPRKFERAGLTPLPSDTVSPPRVAQCPLQLEAVLLAAHMATPTPEVPSDFVIAELRVTRVHAHEHVTVPDTHHIDVTQWQPLLYVFRHYVGTGPGLGRNFRAET from the coding sequence GTGATTACGCCCCGAGTCCTCTACTTCGGCACGCCCGTGGCCCTCTTGAGCACGCTCAATGAGGACGGCTCGCCGAACCTGACGCCGCTGTCCTCCGCATGGGCCCTCGACGACAGGCTGGTGCTCGGCCTGGGGTTGATGGGCCAGGGCCTGGAGAACCTGCGGCGCACGCGTGAGGCGGTGGTGAACCTGCCCTCGGCCTCGCTGTGGCCCCAGGTGGAGAAGCTCGCGCCCACCACGGGCCGCTTCCCCGTGCCCGACCCCAAGCGCGCGATGGGCTACCAACACGAGCCTCGCAAGTTCGAGCGCGCGGGCCTCACGCCGCTGCCCTCGGACACCGTCTCACCCCCGCGCGTGGCCCAGTGCCCGCTGCAGCTGGAGGCCGTCTTGTTGGCAGCACACATGGCAACCCCGACGCCGGAGGTCCCCTCCGACTTCGTCATCGCGGAGCTGCGCGTCACCCGCGTGCACGCGCACGAGCACGTCACCGTGCCCGACACCCACCACATCGATGTCACCCAGTGGCAACCGCTGCTCTATGTCTTCCGTCACTACGTCGGCACCGGGCCCGGCCTCGGGCGCAATTTCCGCGCGGAGACGTGA
- a CDS encoding group I truncated hemoglobin, with protein sequence MSTAAQEKSVYEQIGGEPAMAAAVDVFYRKVLADDRISHFFEDVDMERQSAKQKAFLTMVTGGPSNYSGKDMRAGHAHLVKRGLNDVHFDAVVDHLSATLRELGVPEPLIARVMDIAGGARADVLNR encoded by the coding sequence ATGAGCACGGCGGCGCAGGAGAAGAGCGTTTACGAGCAGATTGGCGGAGAGCCCGCGATGGCGGCGGCGGTGGACGTGTTCTACCGGAAGGTGCTGGCGGACGACCGCATCAGCCACTTCTTCGAGGACGTGGACATGGAGCGCCAGTCGGCCAAGCAGAAGGCCTTCCTGACGATGGTGACGGGCGGTCCGTCGAACTACTCGGGCAAGGACATGCGCGCGGGCCACGCGCACCTGGTGAAGCGCGGGCTGAACGACGTGCACTTCGACGCGGTGGTGGACCACCTGAGCGCGACGCTCCGGGAGCTGGGCGTGCCCGAGCCGCTCATCGCACGGGTGATGGACATCGCGGGCGGTGCTCGCGCCGACGTGCTCAACCGCTGA
- a CDS encoding 2Fe-2S iron-sulfur cluster-binding protein has translation MATVKHASRWYPLEPEESVLDGLLRQGVAVPHACRAGACQSCLMRATSGDVPEAARVSLKDTLRAQGYFLACMCRPSADAVLEVSGADALRVPARIASLDLLSPSVLRVRLSTDAPLDYRAGQYVSLLRADGLARSYSLASLPREGLLELHVRLVAGGEMSGWLAREARVGDAVSVQGPAGSCFYVEGRPEQSLILAGAGTGLAPLYGIARDALEAGHQGPLWLFHGARTPEGLYLTRELRELAEQYAGFHYRPSVLTGGSRDVSEGALDAVIRAECPKPVGFRAWLCGDADLVLSLRKKLFLSGLSLKDLHADVFLPSTPRVEAVGAR, from the coding sequence ATGGCCACGGTGAAGCACGCGTCGCGGTGGTACCCGCTGGAGCCCGAGGAGAGCGTGCTGGACGGGCTCCTGCGACAGGGCGTCGCCGTGCCCCATGCGTGCCGGGCCGGCGCCTGTCAGTCCTGCCTCATGCGCGCGACGTCAGGCGACGTCCCGGAGGCCGCGCGCGTGAGCCTGAAGGACACGCTGCGCGCGCAGGGCTACTTCCTCGCGTGCATGTGCCGCCCCTCGGCGGACGCCGTGTTGGAGGTCTCCGGCGCGGACGCGCTGCGAGTCCCCGCGCGCATCGCTTCATTGGACCTCTTGTCCCCTAGCGTCCTGCGCGTGCGGCTGTCCACCGACGCGCCGCTGGACTACCGGGCGGGCCAGTACGTGTCGCTGCTGCGGGCGGATGGCCTGGCCCGCAGCTACTCGCTGGCGAGCCTCCCTCGCGAAGGCCTGCTGGAATTGCACGTGCGGCTGGTGGCGGGCGGTGAGATGAGCGGGTGGCTCGCCCGCGAGGCCCGCGTGGGTGACGCCGTGTCCGTGCAGGGGCCCGCGGGCAGTTGCTTCTACGTCGAGGGCCGCCCCGAGCAGTCGCTGATTCTCGCCGGCGCGGGGACGGGGCTCGCGCCGCTGTACGGCATCGCGCGCGACGCGCTGGAGGCGGGGCACCAGGGCCCCCTCTGGCTCTTCCACGGCGCGCGCACGCCCGAGGGCCTCTACCTGACGCGGGAGCTGCGCGAGCTGGCCGAGCAATACGCGGGTTTCCACTATCGACCGAGCGTGCTGACGGGCGGTTCCCGGGACGTGTCCGAGGGCGCGCTCGACGCCGTCATCCGCGCCGAGTGCCCCAAGCCCGTGGGCTTCCGCGCGTGGCTCTGCGGCGACGCCGATTTGGTGTTATCCCTGCGCAAGAAGCTCTTCCTCTCCGGGCTCTCGCTCAAGGACCTCCACGCGGACGTCTTCCTGCCGAGCACGCCCAGGGTGGAGGCCGTCGGAGCCCGCTGA
- a CDS encoding RrF2 family transcriptional regulator, which yields MHLTLHADYSLRVLLYLAARPGRLASTQELADAYGISKHHLVRVVQTLAGEGFVDVKAGRSGGVALAKATKDISVGRVLRAAEPDFELVECFNRERNTCPIAPACGLKGVLAEAREAFLAVLDRYTLADLVGRSRGDLADLFLPVMAP from the coding sequence GTGCACCTCACCCTCCACGCCGACTACTCGCTGCGCGTCCTGCTCTACCTGGCCGCCCGTCCCGGAAGACTCGCCTCCACGCAGGAACTGGCGGACGCGTACGGCATCTCCAAGCACCACCTGGTGCGCGTGGTGCAGACGCTCGCGGGCGAGGGCTTCGTGGACGTCAAGGCGGGGCGCTCGGGCGGCGTGGCGTTGGCGAAGGCGACGAAGGACATCAGCGTGGGCCGCGTGCTGCGAGCGGCCGAGCCGGACTTCGAACTGGTGGAGTGCTTCAACCGCGAGCGCAACACCTGCCCCATCGCCCCCGCCTGCGGCCTCAAGGGCGTGCTCGCGGAGGCACGTGAGGCCTTCCTCGCGGTGCTGGACCGGTACACACTGGCGGACCTGGTGGGCCGCTCCCGCGGGGACCTGGCCGACCTGTTCCTCCCGGTGATGGCGCCATGA